A genomic stretch from Gemmatimonadota bacterium includes:
- the ftsZ gene encoding cell division protein FtsZ: MVTFSIVDADSQAKIRVVGVGGSGGNAINRMIESGLHGVEFIAINTDEQDLELSQAPNCIQIGRNITKGLGAGANPEIGAEAIEENRDEVAEALAESDMVFVTAGMGGGTGTGAAPTVAEIAREVGALTVGIVSLPFRMEGMPRMRNAQAGIDSLKRSSDTVIIIPNQRLLEISSEDTTLTEAFLIADDILLQATRGISDLITIPGEVNLDFNDVRTVMQAGGDALMGTAEASGENRAITAAEKALNSPLLDNVSVAGAQGVLVNISASSELKLFEMDKAVNLITDAVGHEANIIWGTVLDDNLGDEMRVTVIATGFNTGSPPKPNANISYSKFTPEPTVSTDIPAFIRKIESENTELDTEEVPEEKLEEKPEEKPEEKPEEKPKIDTISLNDLQYPTFLRRQKEG, translated from the coding sequence ATGGTAACTTTTTCTATTGTCGACGCCGATAGCCAGGCCAAAATCCGGGTCGTAGGCGTTGGGGGATCAGGTGGTAATGCGATCAATCGCATGATTGAGTCGGGATTGCATGGCGTTGAGTTTATCGCCATCAACACCGACGAACAAGATCTCGAACTTTCACAGGCGCCTAATTGCATTCAAATTGGGCGCAATATCACAAAGGGGTTGGGCGCGGGTGCCAATCCCGAAATTGGTGCAGAGGCCATTGAAGAAAATCGCGACGAGGTGGCCGAAGCATTGGCTGAGTCCGATATGGTTTTTGTGACCGCTGGCATGGGTGGCGGCACGGGCACGGGTGCAGCGCCCACCGTCGCCGAAATTGCTCGCGAGGTAGGCGCGCTCACTGTAGGCATTGTGAGCCTGCCTTTTAGAATGGAAGGCATGCCGCGCATGCGCAATGCCCAAGCGGGTATTGATTCCCTGAAAAGATCTTCTGATACAGTGATTATTATCCCCAATCAGCGACTTTTGGAAATCAGCTCAGAAGATACAACACTGACAGAGGCATTTCTCATCGCCGATGATATTTTGTTGCAGGCCACGCGGGGTATTTCCGATTTGATCACCATACCCGGCGAAGTGAATCTCGACTTTAATGACGTGCGTACGGTAATGCAAGCCGGCGGCGATGCACTGATGGGTACGGCCGAAGCTTCTGGCGAAAATCGGGCGATTACAGCAGCCGAAAAAGCATTGAATAGCCCATTGCTCGACAATGTATCTGTTGCGGGTGCTCAGGGGGTGCTGGTTAATATTTCCGCCAGCAGCGAACTGAAGCTGTTTGAAATGGATAAAGCTGTGAATCTCATAACCGATGCCGTGGGCCACGAAGCCAATATTATATGGGGTACGGTACTCGATGATAACCTCGGGGACGAAATGCGCGTCACAGTTATTGCCACGGGCTTTAATACTGGATCACCACCGAAGCCCAATGCGAACATTTCTTACTCAAAATTCACACCCGAGCCTACTGTTAGCACAGATATTCCAGCCTTTATACGCAAAATTGAATCTGAGAATACTGAGCTTGATACAGAGGAAGTACCCGAGGAAAAACTCGAGGAAAAACCCGAGGAAAAACCCGAGGAAAAACCCGAAGAAAAACCCAAAATCGACACCATATCTCTAAACGATCTACAATACCCTACATTTCTTCGCAGACAAAAGGAAGGATAA
- the ftsA gene encoding cell division protein FtsA produces MDRIVGLDIGSTKICAVVAEVDDDGTLKITGLGSSPSQGLKRGVVINVEKTVQSIRTAIEEAQEMSGTRIGAVYAGIAGDHIRSVNTRAVVAVSGPDNEITANDEERAIEAAKAVSIPMDREIVHVLPQAFVVDDQPGIKDPIGMSGVRLEVDVHIVTGAVTSAQNICKSIRRAGVEVVDLVLEPIASSYAVLTPDEEEMGVALVDVGGGTTDLAVFYDGAIRHTAVVGLGGANVTNDMAIGLRTPWKQAEDMKRESGCALQSLVKPNDMIEVPGVAGRPSRKVSRTKMAAIIEARMEEIFGHINQEIRRTDYADLLGAGIVLTGGGSMLQGCAELAKEIFDSPVTIGKPRGITGRANAVSEPLYATAVGLVQFGLFHQNGNFISDDGVFHNSIFGRMKNWIRDFF; encoded by the coding sequence ATGGATCGGATTGTTGGACTCGATATTGGCTCCACCAAGATCTGTGCTGTTGTAGCTGAAGTAGATGACGATGGTACGCTCAAAATCACGGGATTGGGCAGCAGTCCCTCCCAGGGCCTCAAGCGCGGTGTGGTGATCAATGTGGAAAAGACCGTGCAATCTATCCGCACAGCTATAGAAGAAGCGCAGGAAATGTCGGGCACGCGCATCGGTGCTGTTTATGCGGGCATTGCGGGAGATCATATTCGCAGCGTGAATACGCGAGCGGTTGTGGCCGTTTCGGGACCGGACAACGAGATTACGGCCAATGATGAAGAACGTGCGATTGAAGCAGCCAAAGCGGTATCTATTCCCATGGATCGAGAAATTGTTCATGTGCTGCCGCAGGCTTTTGTAGTTGACGATCAGCCCGGTATTAAAGACCCCATAGGCATGTCGGGTGTGAGACTCGAAGTCGATGTGCATATTGTAACCGGCGCAGTAACTTCAGCGCAGAATATCTGCAAAAGTATCCGTCGTGCAGGTGTAGAGGTGGTGGATCTGGTGCTTGAACCCATTGCTTCGAGTTATGCTGTATTGACACCTGACGAAGAGGAAATGGGCGTGGCACTGGTCGATGTAGGAGGTGGCACGACCGATCTCGCGGTGTTTTACGATGGTGCTATTCGCCATACAGCCGTTGTGGGATTGGGGGGAGCAAATGTGACAAACGATATGGCTATTGGTTTGCGCACGCCCTGGAAACAAGCCGAAGACATGAAACGAGAAAGCGGCTGTGCATTGCAATCACTGGTCAAGCCCAACGATATGATCGAAGTGCCGGGTGTTGCCGGAAGGCCTTCTCGCAAGGTGTCCCGGACAAAAATGGCCGCGATTATTGAGGCGCGCATGGAAGAAATTTTTGGACATATAAATCAGGAGATTCGCCGCACCGACTATGCCGACTTACTGGGGGCGGGCATCGTACTCACAGGTGGGGGTTCAATGCTCCAGGGTTGTGCTGAACTGGCCAAAGAAATTTTTGACTCACCCGTGACTATTGGCAAACCCCGAGGGATAACGGGACGAGCCAATGCCGTGAGCGAACCGCTCTATGCCACCGCTGTTGGGCTGGTGCAATTTGGGCTATTTCACCAAAATGGCAATTTTATATCCGATGACGGCGTTTTTCACAATTCAATTTTTGGTCGTATGAAAAACTGGATTCGGGATTTTTTTTAA
- a CDS encoding FtsQ-type POTRA domain-containing protein — protein MIFSQEGFMSEYKPIYISHRSKNIQDAVNTTLNTTPAPQKRPRKFARWVIVMTLMSLLGVGIQNAYSSLTDSDFFLMTHIRVLGNSLMSETEILALSQLQVGTNLFACDITSVTERVAQHPMVKKVLLHREPPETLVISIEERQPVGLLNTPNGLMGLDESGKIFPLSPAAQVDLPILTGIDLQRDKDGSWASALAKFVTALQIRTPAFWREISEICTDNPHSATVYLVADDLALRMRLENPEKQIRNFRAYTQASSGLGTDLAYIDLRYRDQVIVGRR, from the coding sequence ATGATCTTTTCTCAGGAGGGTTTTATGTCTGAGTATAAACCAATCTATATCTCTCACAGGTCTAAAAATATACAGGACGCGGTGAACACGACCCTGAACACAACGCCTGCGCCGCAGAAACGTCCGCGAAAATTCGCGCGCTGGGTAATTGTTATGACACTGATGAGCCTGCTGGGTGTGGGCATCCAAAATGCCTATTCATCGCTAACAGATTCAGATTTCTTTCTCATGACACATATTCGGGTCCTCGGCAACTCCCTGATGTCTGAAACTGAAATCTTGGCTCTTTCGCAATTGCAGGTGGGCACAAATCTCTTTGCCTGTGATATAACATCTGTAACAGAACGTGTGGCACAACACCCGATGGTCAAAAAAGTGTTGCTACACAGAGAACCACCGGAAACACTGGTCATTAGCATTGAGGAACGCCAGCCTGTTGGACTGTTGAACACGCCCAATGGTTTGATGGGGCTGGATGAGTCTGGCAAAATTTTCCCCCTGTCCCCTGCGGCGCAGGTGGATTTGCCCATTCTGACGGGTATTGATTTACAACGAGATAAGGATGGCTCCTGGGCAAGTGCTCTGGCGAAATTTGTGACGGCATTGCAAATCCGCACACCGGCGTTTTGGCGTGAAATTTCAGAAATTTGCACGGACAATCCCCATTCTGCTACGGTTTATCTGGTGGCTGATGATCTGGCCCTCAGAATGCGTTTAGAAAACCCCGAAAAGCAGATTCGGAATTTCCGGGCCTACACCCAGGCCTCATCTGGACTTGGTACAGACCTCGCGTATATTGACCTGCGCTATCGGGATCAAGTAATCGTGGGAAGGCGGTAG
- the murB gene encoding UDP-N-acetylmuramate dehydrogenase, translated as MYDARRNLLAREIQRQCRGKLKRDESLAKHTTFGLGGTADLFFSPADLSDLAIAVPLIKDAGLPIFPLGGGTNTLVRDSGFHGLVISLTTGARRIEIGDDEGVIQAGASTQVVSRQCQRAGKTGLEFGCGIPGTIGGAIWGNAGAWGGETMDRVNWLRGVDLRTSREIYLEQSDISFGYRHTNLPTDLLIVEAGFRLAEGDPKTIAAEMNRMLAERKSTQPLSNRSSGCIFKNPPGHSAGALIDSAGCKGMSIGAVKVSDVHANFMVNLGGHSTEDVLALIARVQKRVFQVHKIELETEVRILGE; from the coding sequence ATGTACGATGCACGACGCAATTTGCTCGCGAGAGAGATTCAACGCCAATGCCGGGGAAAGCTCAAGCGTGATGAATCCCTCGCCAAACACACGACATTTGGATTGGGTGGTACAGCAGACCTCTTTTTTTCCCCGGCCGATCTCAGCGATTTGGCCATTGCTGTACCCCTGATCAAAGATGCTGGCCTTCCGATTTTTCCGCTGGGTGGGGGAACGAATACTCTCGTGCGCGACAGCGGATTCCACGGACTGGTCATTTCACTGACAACGGGCGCACGACGTATTGAGATTGGGGATGATGAGGGCGTCATACAGGCCGGTGCAAGCACGCAGGTGGTATCTCGACAATGCCAGCGGGCAGGCAAAACGGGATTGGAATTTGGGTGTGGAATCCCCGGCACCATCGGCGGTGCAATATGGGGCAATGCCGGCGCCTGGGGCGGTGAAACGATGGATCGGGTGAACTGGTTGCGCGGTGTCGATCTCAGAACGAGTCGGGAAATTTACCTCGAGCAATCCGACATTTCTTTTGGATATCGACACACAAACTTGCCTACTGATCTGCTCATTGTCGAAGCCGGGTTCCGACTTGCAGAAGGCGATCCCAAAACCATTGCCGCCGAGATGAATCGCATGCTGGCAGAGCGCAAGAGCACGCAACCGCTGTCAAACCGCAGTTCAGGGTGCATTTTTAAGAATCCACCAGGTCATTCTGCGGGAGCGCTCATCGATAGTGCCGGATGTAAAGGGATGTCGATAGGTGCAGTGAAAGTTTCGGATGTACACGCCAATTTTATGGTCAACCTCGGTGGGCATTCCACCGAAGATGTACTCGCGCTGATTGCGCGGGTTCAAAAGCGCGTTTTTCAGGTTCACAAAATTGAATTGGAGACAGAAGTAAGGATATTGGGTGAATAA
- a CDS encoding UDP-N-acetylmuramate--L-alanine ligase, with the protein MNDFKMVSFDAGTRVHFIGIGGISMSALAELLAARGCLISGSDRQDSPLIRRLVQLGIPVRIGHARGAIAGADCVVYTSATDSENPERKAAREKGIPLLRRAELLGQLVNPHPSICVAGTHGKTTTTAMITTMLIAAGHDPTALIGGVISGWKTALHIGSGAHWVVEADEYDRSFLTLKPKIAVVTALEADHLDCYEDMNDIRVTFEQFVNALPNDGCAVLCADSPDIRMLNLDRRYKKMTFGLTDGDLRATSIEQDGFGMAFDVFEKNTRLGRARLQVPGRHNVTNALSALGVGVYVGLNWEEICSGIEAFRGVHRRFEMLGEARGIAVVDDYAHHPTEIAATLQAVRAGWRGRLVVAFQPHLYTRTRDFAPDFARVLQRADRVWITDIYPAREEPIAGVDGKWLADQISGANYAPALNDLKVALLNDLRAGDLLLVMGAGDIETVARDIYQILREI; encoded by the coding sequence TTGAACGATTTCAAAATGGTCTCATTCGACGCTGGAACCCGAGTGCATTTTATCGGCATTGGCGGCATAAGCATGAGCGCGCTGGCTGAATTGCTCGCCGCACGCGGATGCCTCATTTCGGGTTCTGACCGACAGGATTCACCGCTTATCCGGCGTTTGGTCCAACTCGGCATTCCCGTGCGAATTGGACATGCGCGCGGTGCCATTGCTGGAGCCGACTGCGTCGTTTACACATCGGCGACGGATTCTGAGAATCCCGAAAGAAAAGCCGCGCGTGAAAAAGGCATTCCCCTATTGCGCCGCGCTGAATTGCTCGGTCAACTTGTGAATCCACATCCCTCGATATGCGTGGCGGGTACACACGGCAAGACCACCACAACAGCAATGATCACGACCATGCTCATCGCCGCTGGCCATGATCCTACTGCTCTTATAGGGGGTGTGATTTCTGGCTGGAAAACCGCGTTGCACATTGGCAGTGGCGCGCACTGGGTAGTAGAAGCCGATGAATACGATCGCTCTTTTTTGACATTAAAACCCAAAATTGCCGTGGTGACTGCGCTCGAAGCCGATCACCTCGACTGCTACGAAGATATGAACGACATTCGCGTGACTTTTGAACAATTTGTCAATGCCCTGCCCAACGATGGCTGCGCTGTGTTGTGTGCCGACTCTCCCGATATACGCATGCTCAATCTCGATAGGCGATACAAAAAAATGACCTTCGGTTTGACAGACGGCGACCTTCGCGCAACAAGCATTGAACAAGACGGTTTTGGGATGGCTTTTGACGTGTTTGAAAAGAATACGCGGTTGGGGCGTGCGCGCCTACAAGTGCCGGGCAGACACAATGTGACTAATGCTCTATCAGCACTTGGAGTTGGCGTGTATGTCGGCCTCAATTGGGAAGAAATCTGTAGTGGTATCGAAGCATTTCGAGGTGTACATCGCCGGTTTGAAATGCTCGGCGAAGCGCGGGGTATCGCGGTGGTTGATGATTACGCCCATCACCCCACAGAAATTGCTGCCACACTTCAGGCTGTGCGGGCGGGATGGCGTGGCCGCCTTGTAGTCGCTTTTCAACCGCATTTGTACACCCGGACACGCGATTTTGCACCCGATTTTGCCCGAGTGTTACAACGGGCCGATCGCGTGTGGATCACCGATATTTATCCCGCACGAGAAGAACCCATTGCGGGCGTTGACGGGAAGTGGCTTGCCGATCAGATTTCCGGCGCAAATTACGCACCTGCGCTAAATGATTTAAAAGTGGCATTATTAAACGACTTGCGTGCTGGAGATCTTCTACTGGTTATGGGTGCTGGAGATATTGAAACAGTTGCCCGCGATATTTACCAAATACTTAGAGAAATATAA
- the ftsW gene encoding putative lipid II flippase FtsW, which yields MTLTNEQRYDRTWILLLLIVVMLVGFGTVIVYSASSGLAQLRFDNSNFFLNRWVIRMAISLVVMVLLIHIDYRVWRKQARLMLAIAFAFLLVVLILKLFGIGGVRGAYRWIPLPGGQFQPADMMRIVLVLYLADSLTRRQDVIENFKSGFLPHGVVIGTAMVMILIQPDLGTAMAIGLACALMLYLGGVRLRHLMATFAGLLPVLYVIVFVFGYRRERVMTFIFPSDDVQNTGYQIAQSLLALGSGGFWGTGLGQGQQKYFFLPEPHTDFVFSIVGEELGLWGTLLVLILFLIFGRCGFRIARIAPDTFGFLFASGITISILIYALINMGVATGLLPVTGLPLPFISYGGSSLMFTLSATGVLIGIGRASTRHRTRHSPATSQTVPRHAMYKRHHLIIPRR from the coding sequence ATGACACTGACAAACGAACAAAGATATGATCGAACCTGGATTCTGTTGCTGCTCATTGTGGTTATGCTGGTGGGCTTTGGCACAGTGATAGTGTATAGTGCCAGTTCTGGATTGGCACAACTGCGATTTGACAACAGCAATTTTTTTCTCAACCGCTGGGTCATTCGCATGGCCATCAGTTTGGTTGTGATGGTTCTGCTGATTCACATAGACTATCGCGTCTGGCGCAAACAGGCGCGTTTGATGCTGGCGATAGCTTTTGCTTTTTTGCTCGTGGTGCTCATCCTTAAGCTATTTGGCATTGGCGGGGTGCGAGGTGCATATCGCTGGATACCATTGCCAGGTGGGCAATTTCAACCCGCCGACATGATGCGCATAGTTCTGGTGCTTTACCTGGCCGATTCCCTGACGCGCCGCCAAGATGTAATTGAAAATTTCAAATCGGGCTTTTTACCCCATGGCGTGGTAATCGGCACGGCAATGGTGATGATTTTGATACAACCCGATTTGGGTACAGCGATGGCAATTGGGTTGGCCTGTGCCTTGATGCTCTATCTGGGCGGGGTGCGACTGCGACACCTCATGGCGACTTTCGCAGGTCTTTTACCCGTTCTGTATGTGATTGTTTTTGTTTTTGGGTATCGCCGCGAGCGCGTAATGACGTTTATATTTCCCAGCGACGATGTGCAAAATACGGGCTATCAGATCGCGCAATCCCTTCTCGCCCTGGGCAGTGGTGGTTTTTGGGGCACGGGCCTGGGACAGGGACAGCAAAAATATTTCTTTTTGCCTGAGCCTCATACCGATTTTGTATTTAGCATTGTGGGTGAAGAGCTCGGTTTGTGGGGCACCCTGCTCGTTTTAATTTTATTTTTAATTTTTGGGAGATGCGGATTTCGCATTGCCCGCATAGCCCCCGATACCTTTGGTTTTCTATTCGCTTCTGGCATTACTATTTCGATCCTGATTTATGCTCTGATCAATATGGGTGTAGCTACCGGATTGCTGCCTGTCACGGGACTTCCCCTTCCCTTTATCAGCTACGGTGGTTCATCCTTGATGTTTACACTCTCCGCGACAGGTGTGCTCATTGGCATTGGACGGGCGAGTACTCGACACAGAACCCGTCACTCACCTGCTACATCGCAAACCGTTCCCCGGCACGCGATGTATAAACGGCATCACCTCATCATTCCCCGACGTTGA
- a CDS encoding UDP-N-acetylmuramoyl-tripeptide--D-alanyl-D-alanine ligase — MGYMEGLTLSDVIESTRGHWTGRNEPSAIVPTGVSIDTRTLKPGEIFFALPGEKVDGHQFLDAAFDRGACAAVVIRSGARESRQALIAVDAPDLALGDLARFYRRRFDIPVIGITGSSGKTTTKDMVAAVLSTRYRVLATQGNLNNRLGVPLTLFKLSAHCDVAVIEMGISERGGLRYLCEIAQPTIGMITNIGPAHIEFFGSVEGVAKAKGELLEYLDESSMTILNLDDLFLSKERAKVKGRLLGIGIEQICQFRGEGLKLDQKGFGHFSLQGHSFHLSIPGKHNVYNALMAATAGWALDVPLQDAAKALENFTLTKLRSQVLEHNGIRMINDTYNANPASMRAALETLSQIEVDGRRIAVVGDMRELGAMTYDAHRELGREVGNRQIDALFALGDLAPVVVEGGREAGIDQAWAYADRDALTGALQTYLKPGDLMLIKGSRSIAMERIVTALGFEM, encoded by the coding sequence CTAACGCTATCAGATGTAATTGAATCAACCCGAGGCCACTGGACCGGAAGGAATGAGCCATCCGCTATTGTACCAACAGGGGTCAGTATTGATACGCGGACACTCAAACCAGGCGAAATTTTCTTTGCATTGCCCGGCGAAAAGGTCGATGGTCACCAATTTTTGGACGCTGCATTTGATAGGGGAGCCTGTGCTGCAGTGGTTATCCGATCTGGTGCTCGAGAATCGCGGCAAGCACTGATCGCCGTCGATGCACCAGATTTAGCCCTGGGTGATCTGGCGCGGTTTTATCGCAGGCGTTTCGACATTCCCGTTATTGGCATTACGGGTAGCAGTGGCAAAACCACGACTAAAGATATGGTCGCTGCTGTTTTGAGCACTCGGTATCGGGTTTTGGCTACACAGGGAAATCTCAATAACAGACTGGGAGTGCCGCTCACCTTATTCAAATTGTCAGCCCATTGCGATGTCGCAGTTATTGAAATGGGCATTAGCGAACGCGGCGGGTTGCGCTATCTGTGCGAAATTGCGCAACCAACCATCGGCATGATAACCAATATCGGACCAGCACATATCGAGTTTTTCGGCTCTGTAGAGGGTGTGGCAAAAGCCAAAGGGGAACTTCTGGAATATCTAGACGAGTCTTCTATGACTATCTTGAATCTCGATGACCTGTTTTTGTCCAAGGAGCGAGCAAAAGTTAAGGGGAGACTCCTGGGCATTGGGATCGAGCAGATATGTCAGTTTCGTGGGGAGGGACTCAAACTGGATCAGAAGGGCTTTGGTCATTTCTCTCTACAGGGCCATTCTTTTCACCTGTCAATTCCGGGCAAGCACAATGTGTATAACGCGCTGATGGCCGCAACGGCAGGTTGGGCTCTCGATGTGCCCCTACAAGATGCGGCAAAAGCACTTGAAAATTTTACGCTGACCAAATTGAGAAGTCAGGTACTGGAACACAATGGGATTCGCATGATCAACGACACGTACAACGCCAACCCCGCGTCGATGCGGGCAGCCCTTGAGACCCTATCGCAAATTGAGGTGGATGGTCGTCGGATTGCAGTAGTGGGCGATATGCGGGAATTAGGAGCAATGACCTACGACGCACATCGGGAATTGGGGCGCGAAGTGGGCAATCGGCAAATTGACGCACTTTTCGCGCTGGGCGATCTGGCGCCAGTCGTCGTTGAAGGGGGACGCGAAGCAGGCATAGATCAGGCGTGGGCTTATGCAGATCGGGATGCGTTAACCGGGGCATTGCAGACTTATTTGAAACCCGGAGATTTGATGCTCATCAAGGGATCGCGCAGCATTGCAATGGAGAGAATAGTCACAGCATTGGGGTTTGAAATGTAG